In the genome of Ctenopharyngodon idella isolate HZGC_01 chromosome 16, HZGC01, whole genome shotgun sequence, the window ATATAACAACCGTGCTCTCCATCTATTAGTAATAACAAATAATGCTAAGTATCATAAGGTAAAGTGGTTCTGAAGGCATGTGAAAACGAAACTGCAGCTGTCTTTGATATACGTAGGTGTAAATGCGCATGCGCGTTACGAATGTAATTTCCAGACATGAATTTCCCCTCGTGTGTCATTCTGGTTAACCACAGATTTTAATGTCATGcgaacaacaacagcaacataCAAGACAAaagttgtaattttttaaatgtgttcacTGAAAGCAATTTAGCGGCACTAATACACTGCATGTATTTTTCAATCAAATGAAAAGAATAAGAGAGTCAATAATCTAGCCTAGTTTAATTTGCGACTAATATAACCGAGTGTTTAAATGAACCACGTTATTTATCAAACATAAAGTCACTTTTGCACGTTTGTAGCGCAACAGTGATGTACATCAAGTCGTCTACAAGCGTCACAAAGCTTGATCTCTATTGGTAGTTGCTGTTATAACAGGGAGGTTCCGCTGCACTTGATTATGAGGGTCATCTCAAAGCCGGTATAATGGGAGCTGAGCgtgaaaatatgaatatatgagATCTACAGTCCACCGTCGTTTGGAAGCACATTCAAATTGTCGTAAAAATGAAGATTTGGAGCACGGAGCACATATTCAGGTAAAGAATTTGCGTTTGGGACGAATGCAGCGCTCGCATGCACAGATTCCAGCATCCTCTCTGTCATGATTTGCATCCCGATTCCCTTTAGTGCAGCTGGGATCGGCTTACAGAGTAGCTCTCGGTTTGGACATTTCTCGATATGTAGCTTTTAAGCACTTTATTCTTGCGCATAACACAAATCTGAGCATTAGTTGCtaatattcattcatttggGCCTAGTGGTCTATTACAATGATGCGCATTGTCGTTACTCCACACTGTTTCTCATCACGCCTGTTACTAACAAAACTCATAAATGTagttacatattttttatttgtgaaaatgaaattttcctctctaaatttcaaatattgaCTGTTGGTATATTTCCCTGTCGAACTGGTGTGTTTGttggatttagatttaaaaaacaaaacagctgaGGAGAACATCTTAAATGAGCTAagaccatcttaaaccagctaaaACCACCAAactaaagtctttttttttcctcagcagGATTCATCACACCCTAAAACTGAATTGTGTAAACCAGTATATTTTCtagtttatcttttttttttttttttttttttaacgcagCCATTAGTTTCACTCCAAAATGATTCATTATGAGGAAATTAatctcaaacaaacctttattTTCAGATCCCATCCTCTCTTGTTATGGATGTGATGCTCGTTGTTGATAATAGGATGGACTACACTGGCAAAAAATTCTTCCTGCTTCATATTTAagctaaatttaccttgaatgTGGTTTGCATATGAGATCAGTCAGTACAGTGACGTTCCTCTTAAGCCACTGTAAGCTACTGTTATGAGTTTTTGTCTGTATTCATACAGCTACCCATGGGAGACTGTGATCAAAGCAGCAATGAGGAAGTACCCCAATCCAATGAACCCTAGTGTTGTTGGAGTGGACGTTCTTGATAGGAACTTGGACACACATGGACGTCTACACAGTCATCGGCTCCTCAGCACAGAGTGGGGTCTTCCAGGGATTGTCAGAGCGGTTAGATGATATGCTTCACAGTGCTAAATGTATTACATGTCTATTGGGTTATGTGGACATAAAATATGTTGTTAAAGatgataaaaatgtgaaaactgTTGAAGCTCCttgtattgtatatatttacatatattacacctcaaatgtttatattttacatcttatattttacatctaaaacatgcaattaaaggtacactatgtaacttttggccctctatatagcggttaaaaaaacaaaactgcatgcattttgcaggagaatgttgttttggttgtgctttggctctgtGCGACTGCGGATGAATAttgttatcctactgctcataaaatattaaatactagGCTTAAGGGATATAGCCAGTTTAGagggaaaggatctcaagctgattagctgaagacgttactgtagctaTACTCTTCAATAGACAAGGtatttccttgaaaataaattccagcaacaacccataatgaaatgacccttcacaatagaaaatgctttacaatgaactctgttcgAGAGCTTCAAATGACAATTagtctgttcaataaaataccttactcacctgttgagtaataaaaacaccatctcccgatctaaaatataaacacttataataaataggcttaccatagtgaattaAGGTAAgactaaaacacattttggaaggaTCAATGATGGATTGActgaattttgttaattttgaacaaaaaaagttacaaagtgtacttttaaaacatataatatatatatatatatatatataatcagtttAGCATTATGAAACTGTTTTGTATATAACAGTGGTTCCCAAATTTTTTGACTTCAAGGCCATCCATTGTCCACAACAGTATTTGAAGACTCCAAGAGTTTTCCAGTTGTTTGTGATTTACTAAATAAAGATTAAGGATAAAGACTTTTACTTACAATTTCTgcctgataaaatattttagtgcttggcataactagaaaatgcatattcattataaaaatgccCATGGAGTTAtaagatatttattaatttacattatttattccTGAAATTACACTTCTAAAAGTAGGCTGCCTCATATATCCAGGGTTTTTAAGATCATAGGATCCCTGGTTTttcaaatacatatataaaaaaatgttgcttAGGGGGTGAATTGAAATAAGaaatatgtagattttaattgttttggcttatttcaaataattttacgTAATCCTGTAAGTTTGCTGAGGCTCCCagattgagaaccactgctttataAAGATCTTAAATTTTTTTCCTTAGATTTTAGGGACAAATCGAACCACCACGTATGTACAAGAACATTCCATTGTGGacccagaagaaaaaaatatggagCTCTGCTCAACAAACGTGAGTCTCTGTTTACCATTTAGAGAAAAACAAATCtaatcagattttttattaatagaaaGTGTCTTTATCTATAAGGCATGGAATCTTCATTTTAAGCTGTACTAAAGAAATTCCTTTTCTCCTTCAGATAACCCTAACAAATTTAATATCTGTCGATGAAAGGCTTGTCTACAGGCCTCATCCAGAAAATCCAGAGATGTAAGTAAATTCAGTCACGATCATATTTTACttaattgttgtttttgtcaattGTAATATCTGCATATCTATGCACATAAATGTGAACCATACAAATAGATAGTAATCTAAAAATCTGTTAAAACAAACTGTTAACAAGATTTTCTGAGCTTGCTTTATTTTTGCAGCACTGTATTAACACAAGAGGCGATCATCACGGTGAAGGGGGTCAGTTTGAGCAGCTACCTTGAGGGACTGATGGCTCTATCCATGTCAGCTAATGCAAGAAAGGTTGTAcaatataatgaaaaataataatttgaccAAATATCCATGGAATGTCCCTCTCAACATTATGCTGTGTCATGTGTTACGAATCCTTGATCAAAGTTTGCTATTCTCTGCATAAATGGGAACTTATTAGTTCCTATTTTCCTGGTGACACAATCAAAGAAGGTCCAAAAATAAGCAACTTAAAAGCACAAGTAATGTGGTTTGTCCTTATCTAGCAAACCCTGTTGTTTTTtgtggatgttttttttcttaataaaaaagAAGTGAAGTAGTTTCATTCATAGTTCCATTAATAGTTTCATGTATTTGGCAAACAATGAAAAACTGCTTGAGATTATTTTATATAGCATACATGAGGTATAATAAGCATTATATATGCCTCTAAATAAAGTATGAACCTGATAAGCTCTATTTTTGTCATAGGGATGGGACGCCATTGAATGGATCATTCAAAACTCTGAAAGGGAAAATGTTCCTTTGTGTGACCTGTGTTGAACAGGTAATGTTTCGCGTAGCACCTGTTTTTGGATGGTACAAACCAGACATGACATGTTTTATCATATGCATTGGTACTAAAGGCTATTTAATAACTTGTTTAATAAGCAGGTGAGGCTACATGTTtgtaatatacatacatatttatttacattatttattatttttcatactgAGGCATAGATAAgccataaatgttttaaaattatacataatttatttatttaatgtctgTTTCATGATGAGGCGAGTTGAAGCataattgtatataatatacatatactttatttatttattttatgttagttTCATTTGCGTTTTCAGAGCCCATGAATGAACTTTCACCAGCTCTGAAACCACATCTGGCCTGCCTGACTTTGCCCCACCTCACTTTGTGTTGATGTTTGTACACAAAGGTAGTCAAATGTGCTCATTTATGCACATAAAATTGCACTATTACAGACAGAACTGTATGGAGTTTTGAATGTCGCTACATAATATGAATGCACTGCACTGACTACCTCTTGTTTTAGAGTTCTTTTAATGCCATAACAGGAGTATGAACTGGATGTTCAGTTGTAATTAAGAACCTTAAATTTCAGAATATTTAGAAAGTGAATGACATTTTTGGCgtgttcttaattttttttttttttttatcatgtgaTTAAGGGGGATATCAGTTAATTTAGTTGTTTGCTTCAGAAAGTTTGCATGGGTTGTCCTAGAGTGTAATTAATCTGTAAAGTCTAAGCTAAATCTTGTAGGATAGGTACTATAACTTATCAAAAgtcattttgtaatgtttactCTAAAAAAAGTTGTATATTTAAAAGACGTTTATGTTGCTTCATAATTAAGACATTGTGAACATATTGTCAACCCATTTGGGAggcttttaatttatttaatgatatgaACAAATGCTCATTTATGGttcatgttaaaaaataatttatttttattattttattcttataaTACTTCTGTGGTTCAATACAAAGAGcatgtttgctttattttgtttatgtttagTAAATTATTAACTGTATATTTTCTTTAACAGTTCAGTGTAACAAATtcaacataattttaaaaaaatgtttgatatttaaaaacaatgctTATCAAAGTATACCAACAGTCGTTAAGGTCTTATGGAGCCACCTATTGGCGAGacagttgaaaaaaaattaagaaaaacttttttttaaaatgttacttagATTGCAGAAGACAGCGAACatattttttggtttattttttcttttctttttttgtttgtcctaccatttttccatttttattttacttgacAAGACTGCCTTGTTATTGTATAATTTTGACctctttaaatatttctttaaatatattgttttctatttattctaatgaaattatcatcagtgtcactgttaacaaacaattattttcactAGTCATAGAGATACAGGCCATAAGAAAATGAAATGACCTACTTGACATTGCGTAAAACTCCTCCGCTGGAAAAAAACATGTCAGCCTTTCTTCCCCAATGATGAAACACTGCCCAAGCAGAAGTAAACAATCTTAAAGGTTTGTAATCGAGTCATCTAGAAATCCCAGATGAGTTTCAGGaatctatttttaatgttttcagcAATGATTTTGTTAAAGAGAAagttaattaaagggttagttcactcaaaaatgaaaattctgtcattacttactcagcctcgtcgtcccaaacccgtacgAATTTcgttcactttatttacaaaatatgaaTCTCCAACGCACGTTCATGAGAGTATCACGACGCACGTGTGTTGGTGTTGTGTTGAAGCGAGAGCAGACCCGAATGTGCGAGAGCACAACACACATGCGCGAGAGCAGACATTGATGAGTGAACGCGCGACGGAGGTTAATATTCTGTAAATAAAGTgctaaaatatgtattttttccaATGCTATCTCACAAGAAATtcgtatgtattttacgaggtggctaatttgtacgacgccactcgtacgaattcatatgatttgtctaaaccccagtgaagggtaggtttaggggcggggttaggggtaggtcattcatacgaatttgccaactcgtaaaatacgtacaattTCGCAAAAAatgtacgaattcgtacgaattagccacctcataaaatacgtacgaattgctgCGAGATCAGGTTGTTTTTTCCCGCAAACACAGCACTCGCATTGCTTcttaaaattgaggttaaaccactggagtcacatggattactttaatgatatcactacctttctggggcttgaaagtggtagttgcgtaggctgtcaatgaagggacataaagctcttagatttcattaaaaaaatctgcatttgttttctgaagatgaacgaatatcttacgggtttggaacgacatgagggtgagtaattaatgacagaattttcattttttcagaAAGTCTACACAGACTTCATAAGTGGTGCATATAGTtttctcatttaattttaaagcatgtttttttttttgttaagggGCAAATGAGTCATGCATAATATACTAATAAAGTATCATAAATGCCATTTGTTCTTTTAATCCTACCCCAaaccctgtttttttttaaaaaaaattctgtgtgGAGGATCTGGAATTTATTGCTTTTcaagaaataaaacaattttagaaaatttcaatttttgtattttaatgctagattttctgtgatgtatatttatttgaatacacAAAATATGCACAGTGGATACAGATTCCATGAGTTAAGGGTTAGTATTTGTTAATTATGCCGTTTACTGCTGATAATGTCTTGTTACAGTCTTGTAACTATGCTGCATAAAATTGGTTGATATTTATATGATCCATAGGAGAGCACAATATATCATGAGATTTTAATGTCAAAATATGAATGCATAATTCAACAACAAAGctaatcaaaaaaatatttataaatttttgGTGCAGATTTAGTACTTTGTGCATGTGATGCGGTCATTGTTGCTTTAAGTAAATTCGAGAAcacaatattacaaatatttgtaGACCACATCTATGGTTTAACAAAACCAGTCaccactagaaaaaaaacacttgtaCACAAGATGGCACTAAAAATCTTGCAAGGCAATGATAGATGTGGTTGTGGTTTATTTCATCAACTTGgacttgtttgtgtgtgtgtacataggctagatatacatatatatattttatcttccaaaacccaaaataatatagtaaacagaaaaaataaaccATGCAAGAGTTGATGAATTATTGTAAAtctatacaaatattttattcatcgattcacatataaatctgaataccattcagaagttttaTTCGGAAAGAACCATCTGCAaatgaaagacaaacatcttttGAAGTTGCTTTTGACCACTCACAATAAGGCACCTTGGATGAGTTTATGCTTCACAACAGCTTACAAcataatcatgtatttattgtttCGAAAAACAAGCATGTTTAAATCGCAAACCACTGAAAATATCAAATGtataaaagtggaaaaaaaattacttagaaaaaaagtattgcaCACCAGTGTTAAGGCCATTTTGGTAAACATTCCCATTACATGCACTCGCTAAAGCACCAATATGCTATCTGAAACTCAAATGTTTGTGTTGCCAAAACTCAAACCTATATTACATTCACAGAAGAAACCAGGGCATCCTGACAGCACAAGGGCAACTTTTTATGCAGTTAGGATCATTTTAAATATCCTTTTTCTAACCTTTAATGTAACTTTGAGTAAACAAGATCCatgctaaataaatataaataaatcctttttaaataaatggagCATATTTTCCGCCAAAACAGCTTTTTAGTTTCTCATCTCGCATATTTCTCGAGTACATTCAGTTTCTAAACTTCTCCACAAAACATTATGACACTTGCTTCTAATGCCACCCCATCTTTTCCCTGCCTCAAGTCATCCAGGAATCCTTTGCACTATTGACACTATGTACATGGCAGCAATGCAGCGCCCCCTAGAATTTGAAAAGGTTGATGAAACCCTGTGGAGAGACAGGCTTGCAGCAGCTCTCTGGGTTATTGGCAGTGCAAGGATGGTCTGTATCCTgaagtgaacaaaaaaaaaaaaatctgttattgCCATAAAATTAccataaatggaaaaaaaaaagaggttaatgtattttcaaataaaatgattaaagctAGAAATAAATCTAGTCACCTTCCAGAACAGGATGTGGCAATGTGTGCAGAACTGTAACGTGTCAGTGTACTGTTCTTTGTGAGGGTAGCACCGGCACAACTTAAAGTACatctttttccattccaatTGTCCTTTATCTGACACTATTAGGCGCTTGCGGATCTGTGAAGAACACAGCATATTACTTAAACCAAATATAGTTTGTATGCCAAGTAATGGAATTCATTagcagatttaaagggttagttcacccaaaaataaaacttctgtcatcatttactcacccttatgtcattccaatcccttaagactttcattcatcttcggtacacaaataaagatattttaatgaaatctgagagatttctgtaatTCCTTTGACAGtccacacaactaccactttgacgtttcaaaaagttcataaagaggttgtaaaactaatccatatgaatcaagctgtttagtcaaaattttctgaagagacacgattgctttgtgatgaacagattgaatttaggcttttattcacatataaacattcatcaatgcacacatcagttatggtaaacggaagctcaagcatgatTGCTTGACGTACGAGAACgattgaggttcattctcgtatGTTACGCAGCAAGTCTGAGTTtacacaagaaccaatgagtttTGTTCTTACGCATCAAGCAAatacagttgagcttctgtttatgttcgctgatcaatatttttatgtgaataaatgcctaaattcaatctgttcatcatataaagtgatcgagtctcttcagaaaatttggactaaaccgctcaattcatatggattagttttacgatctctttatgaactttttgaagcgtcaaagtggtagttgtgtggactgtcaatggaaggacagaaatcactcagatttcatttaaaatatcttcatttgtgtttcgaagatgaacaaaagtcttacgggtttggaacaacataagggtgagtaattgataacaacttttttatttttgggtgaactaacactttaaggtCCAGTTGAATCTTGCATATTTATGTGACTGTTTATATCTTAGGCATGTGACAAACATGTACCTGTCTGTCTGCAAAGTGATACTGGCAGAGCTTCTTCCACAACAGCCGATCTTCTGTCAGCACACTTAGGTCAGGGCATACTTGACCCAGGCTAACCAGATCTCGTCCGTCTGAAAGACGGTGCATGATATTCAGTTGTAAGCTAGCCGGCAGATCAAGGAATGTCATCCCTGTGTTTGTAGGCTGGACAAatgaaagaagaagaaagtctGTTTACCTTCATGATCTGAACAATCTCAAGGATTTGTTTGCTAGGTTAAACAATATAAAGTATGTTCTGTATGCCATtacacttttgtagctttaagttatagttaaaaaataaaaaataaaaaaataaataaataaaattttaccagtgttgttattgttaactaaaatgaaacacCATTTTTGTTTGCTATATCTGGAGCTTTTACACTCACCCTGTTGATCTGAATATTGTCAAGCTGCTGTTGCCACTGTAGTATGTTCTCCATGCGGTGCACCCAGATGTTGATGTTGCCCACCAGGACAGACTTGCCCATGTCCTGAACCAGACTGCACAACGACGCATATAGTGTCTGCAGCAGTTCTTTAATTGGTCGAACATTTTGCTGATCCTCAAGAACTGAGAAAGAGTACAAATGTTTAGTTAGTAACTAAAAGTTCA includes:
- the prelid3a gene encoding PRELI domain containing protein 3A isoform X2, translated to MSFCLYSYSYPWETVIKAAMRKYPNPMNPSVVGVDVLDRNLDTHGRLHSHRLLSTEWGLPGIVRAILGTNRTTTYVQEHSIVDPEEKNMELCSTNITLTNLISVDERLVYRPHPENPEITVLTQEAIITVKGVSLSSYLEGLMALSMSANARKGWDAIEWIIQNSERENVPLCDLC
- the fbxo32 gene encoding F-box only protein 32, with the translated sequence MPFLGQDWRSPGQSWVKTEDGWKKTIKDENETNNNVSERKSYCKEEHDKENLILSINYDVAAKKRKKDLLNNNTKIPYFYKDKWIYVHKGSTKERHGYCTLGEAFNRLDFCSAIKDTRRFNYVVRLLELIAKSQLPSLSGVAQKNYMNILERVVQKVLEDQQNVRPIKELLQTLYASLCSLVQDMGKSVLVGNINIWVHRMENILQWQQQLDNIQINRPTNTGMTFLDLPASLQLNIMHRLSDGRDLVSLGQVCPDLSVLTEDRLLWKKLCQYHFADRQIRKRLIVSDKGQLEWKKMYFKLCRCYPHKEQYTDTLQFCTHCHILFWKDTDHPCTANNPESCCKPVSPQGFINLFKF
- the prelid3a gene encoding PRELI domain containing protein 3A isoform X1, whose translation is MKIWSTEHIFSYPWETVIKAAMRKYPNPMNPSVVGVDVLDRNLDTHGRLHSHRLLSTEWGLPGIVRAILGTNRTTTYVQEHSIVDPEEKNMELCSTNITLTNLISVDERLVYRPHPENPEITVLTQEAIITVKGVSLSSYLEGLMALSMSANARKGWDAIEWIIQNSERENVPLCDLC